One Candidatus Melainabacteria bacterium genomic window carries:
- a CDS encoding response regulator transcription factor: protein MTKILVVEDEHDLSIPIRDWLSREQYLVELVDNGIEALERLKVYKFDAIVLDLMIPGVNGMEVCKRFREEGGSTPILMLTAKNSVEEKEAGLDAGADDYLTKPFHLKELSARIRALLRRHTQPTSRELRVGNLVLDVVARTVHLNGEEIHFVPREFSLLEFFMRHPNQVFSAEAILDRVWASDTLASSDTIRTYIKILRKKLGGEGKESFIRTVHGVGYKIESPQ, encoded by the coding sequence ATGACGAAAATATTAGTAGTTGAAGACGAGCACGACCTTTCTATTCCCATCCGAGACTGGCTCAGCCGCGAGCAATACCTCGTCGAACTTGTAGACAATGGAATAGAAGCCCTCGAAAGGCTCAAGGTTTATAAGTTCGACGCCATAGTGCTTGACCTGATGATTCCGGGTGTAAACGGTATGGAGGTTTGCAAGCGCTTTCGAGAGGAAGGGGGATCGACTCCCATCCTCATGCTGACCGCCAAAAACAGCGTTGAGGAGAAAGAGGCGGGCCTGGATGCAGGCGCCGACGACTACTTGACCAAACCTTTCCACCTCAAAGAATTATCAGCACGCATCCGAGCCCTCTTGCGCAGACACACTCAGCCGACGAGCAGAGAATTGAGGGTCGGCAATCTAGTTTTAGATGTCGTTGCACGAACCGTACATCTAAATGGAGAGGAAATCCATTTCGTTCCCCGAGAGTTCAGCTTACTCGAGTTTTTCATGCGCCACCCCAACCAGGTGTTCAGCGCCGAGGCGATACTCGACCGGGTTTGGGCTTCTGACACACTCGCATCTTCTGATACGATCAGAACGTATATCAAGATTCTGAGAAAGAAACTTGGTGGTGAAGGAAAAGAGTCGTTCATCCGCACCGTGCATGGTGTCGGCTATAAGATAGAGTCTCCTCAATAA